The genomic DNA aATAAACCAGAGATAAAgaatataacaaaatatgtgcTATGATAGTATTTCCACTGGTCGTTTTTGACATGGGGGGGCACCCACTTATCATCTGACAGGTGATTCACCTTTCAGTCTGGAAGTGAATCTGGGTGGAAACACTGTCTTTGAACCATCTCTGCCACAGTCAACTCTCATATGGCTTCCCCTGTTTGCAACCGGACACAGCTGAGACTTCCCCCAGAGGCTTGAATTAGACTGTGGGCTAGAAGGTCCCACCACGGTCTTATCTCTTTGCTCCTCTTCTTTCCTTAGATACCAAAGAACTTGTTAGTTGGATGAGAGGACATGAATCTTCAGTGTCCTCGATCTCCGTTCATGGTTCCGGTAGATATGCCATCACGTCGTCTACCGACACAGCCCAGCTTTGGGATCTCGACACTTTTCAGAGGAAGAGAAAGCTGCAAGTCAGGCAGTCTGTGGGCATTCAGAAGGTCGGTCCAAAGAAACATTTCCTTTGCCCAAGTTGCCCACCTTTTTGACACTTGAAAGCTTTCAGAGAGGCTTAGACAGTACCACATGGCCTGCTCCAGCCATTGTTGCAAAGTATTTGCTTTCAGCAATCATTTCCTATATTTCCTCCCTTTGCCAGAGCTTGATTGTGCTGCACGAACTCAAGCCTGACTTCCCCCATTTTCCAGGTTCTCCTGGAGTCCTAGTGCTCAGGTACCTTGAAGCTGATGTAGTCCTATCACATTACAGAAGTGTAAGAGATTAAccatatacctgaaggaacgtctccaccccccattgttctgcccggacactgaggtccagtgccgagggccttctggcagttccctcacgagaagcaaagctacaggggaccgggcagagggccttctcggtggtggcacctgccctgtggaacgccctcccatcagatgtcaaagagaaaaacaactatctgacttttagaagacatctgaaggcagccctgtttagggaagcttttaacgtttaatagactattgtttttgaatattttgttggaagccgcccagagtggctggagaaacccagccaggtgggcgaggtataaataataaattattacattatattattATAAACAGTTGAAATTTGGAAGCGAATATTTTAGAATCCTGTACCTTGGAGGTACTTCCTGCTCAATGCAAGGACTGTTTCCAAGTCTTCCTCCCTGTGATTTCAGGTTTTCTTTCTTCCACTAAGCAACACCATCCTCAGCTGCTTTAAAGATAACTCTATTTTTGCCTGGGAGTTTGATACCCTTCGCTGCAAGTTTCAGCTGCCTTCGCCCGTTGAAGGATCTTCATTGAGCTATAAAGTTTTTGCTGTTACAAGGTAATTCACACTCTTCAACCATGCGGAGGTCCTTCTAGGTAATGCTGAGTTATGGTTAGATTTCCAGGCATCCATGTGTCTTGAGACAATAGATTGCGCCTTCggtggtgaagtcaaaccattggaaggTTACAGTTCGTACTATGGCTGTAGAGACTAATATGGGAGAGACcttttttattgcagctggggcagatgaaggcatctagttttgctgctacaggcaTACCATggggtttcttctctctgcgctcctcccagtagTCATTTTTCCTCTGGTCAATGTCTCATCCCTTTTGACTTCTTTTTCCTCTGCTGTTGGGCATAGGTGCTTGTCTCCAGTCAGCTGGCAGAGCCAGGTGCgttttactgagtcagactgttAGTCCACCTGGCTCGGTATCAGCTACCCAGACCAGCAGCGGTTATCCAGGCTGCCAGGTGGgagacatgcaaagcagatgttctaccactgcgCTGTGACCCTTCCCCTCCATTCACGTCAACTATGTCTTGTTTTGGGGTGCAGAGACGGCCGTGTCCTTGCAGCGGGGGGCAAATCAAACCACCTTCACTTGTGGTGCTTGGAGTCCAAGCAGCTGCTTAGGATCATCCAGATGCCCACCAAAGTGCGAGCCGTTCGCCACCTCGAATTCCTCCCAGACAGCTTTGACGGCGGTTCTAATCAGGTGGGTGGCAGAATTCGAAACAGAATGGTATTCACTAAGCTCCTGATAGCTGGCGCATACCATATGTTTCCATTTGTAAGACAaccactattttttttaacccataactaagaaattaagttgtttagcttttttgggggggtgggggaggtcacttccaccAGTTGCTTGCCCCAGCCATTGCCAAGCACACagcttgccgcagccaccaattgtctgcccactcactgccaccaacagcccacccacccacttgccccagccaatcgccagcaggccttgctgcagccaccaatcacctgcccaatcaccactgccaatctcctgcttgctgctgctattaattgCATGTTCCCACTCTGCATtcgctatccatgtataagacgacacccaatttttgcctaatttATTTTAGCAAAACATCTTATATATGGAAAAATGCGGTacattttctttgtgtgtgtgtgtgtgtgtgtaacttttattaaattttctgttttacaatttaaaatactcattttaccatccttaagatatcagtgacttcccttcttctcttcccatggttcattttacatatcataaatccctgcatattttacacaaaCTATACCaatcagcagtgcttttttctgggggtacgcaggggtatgcatatccctaaacattttgtgaatctaagtttggcctcattgagggacagtatttcagtatgagtcgAAAAatcagagtacccctaaacatttttttttagaaaaaagcactgccaatcAGTATTCCAtaactgcatccatcaaaacttatttacaccgctggatttatcttaatgcttccagccttttcagctgtacacagttatgtCCCTTACAGTATatccaataaacattttccaatcttctttaaacgtatgttcttcttgttctcttacattaagtctgcaagttgtgcatgttatgtcaacttaagttgccatccttctttggttgggacctcactcgttttccattttggggctaaccaTACACAGGCTGCAGTAGAAGCATACATGCTGTTCACTCGTGTCCGACTATTTGTGACCCCatggccagagcacgccaggcacccctatcctccactgcctcccgcagtttggccagactcatgccagtcgcttcgagaacactgtccaaccatctcgtcctctgtcgtccccttctccttgtgccctccatctttcccaacaccagagtcttttccagggagtcttctcttctcatgtggtggccaaagtattcaTAAATAacccttttttgacacctgggaacatAGTTTTTTCCCCATCCTGAGTTGAAATTGGGAGATGTGTCCAGCAGTTTTTCTTCTTAAgcatgttttccccccttttttattgtaattgtcgtttatttatcagatatacaatGCTTGCCACAGTTATTCAACAAATGTTCCAAAcgaaaataagaataaaaataaacataaaaagcttacaattactgtatttacTATATTTGCTTACTTTTGTCATTACCCCTAACTTGTACCCAATTCTGTACACTTATGCACAATTCTATACACTGTACACAATTCTATACACTTTAAATAAGATAAACCAAAAATAATGTATCATTGAACTAAAAAGAAGACATAAAAGAatagaaaatcaagaaaaataaaaagggaaaaagacaccccccaaaaaagacaccCCAAAAAAGGGTGATACCAATGATTTTCCCAAACCCATCCGACTTCCTGTCAAGCCCAACCGTATAATTCGTTGTTTCTTATGAGTGTGGTTCAACATATCCACATATCTTCATGTATATCTTTATTACACTGTAATATCAACCGGTACTCTATTATCGCTTCATATCCTTCTTTCTACTTCCAAGGCTATTGGAAAGCTTCTTCTTAAGCATGTTAAGCATTCTTAAGCCTTTTGTCTGCTGTGGTTATGCCACGATACTGTTACCAAAAAGGCTATGAATGGCAATGCGCTGTTTccccagttggaggcagtatgcctctgaacaccagttgccgCAAATCATAGGTGGGAGAGATTGCTGTTGCGCTCAAgttctgcttacaggcttcccagaaacattgtggccacggtgagaacaggatgctggactagaaaagccattggcctgatccagcagccttagCTTATATCCTTGCTTGAAAGGAGGCCAGCTTAGAGCTGGGACCCATGTAGagatcagttggttagagtgtggtgctgataatgcaatGGTTGCAGGTTttatccccataagggacagctgcatattcctggattgcagggggttggactagatgatccttggggtcccttccaacactaatTCTATGATAAGAGATGCTGTGGGCAGCCTTCTCTGAGACTGGGTAGTTCTActgcataattaaaaaaaaaaacctgttgcattagatccagttacaggtgggtagccgtgttggtctgccatagtcaaaacaaaataaaaatttctttccagtagcaccttagagaccaactaagtttgttcttggtatgagcttttgtgtgcatgcacacttcactatctgaagaagtgtgcatgcacacgaaagctcataccaagaacaaacttagttggtctctaaggtgctactggaaagaaatttttattttgttttgactgttgcATTAGAGTCTGCATATGTAAATGAAAACCATTTTCTTGCCTACAAAATATTACTGCATAATCTTACACATGCCTACCCAGATAGAAGTCCTAATTAGGATCCCAGCATTGTTATGTCTGTTTGCTTAACAAAGCAAATTAAGCTCTTTGTCCGTTCCACATTAGCTCTCTTATACCCTTTTCTTTGCCATCTAGGTTCTTGGAGTGCTGAGTCAAGATAATATCATGAGAGTCATCAACATAAGGACGTGCAAGCTCCTCTTTGACGTCGGCAGCCACGAGGAGGGAATCAGCCTTGTCGCCGTGAGCCCTAATGGGAGGTACATTGCAGCAGTCATGGAGAACGGCAGCCTTAACATATATAGTGTCCAGGCACTGACAAAAGAAGTAAACAAGGTACATCAGAAAAATCCTTTTGAATCAGACCAAAGCCCCATccaatccagcattctgttctcacaggtgCCTTTAGGAAGTCCCTGCCGACTGTTGCTTTGGGCCTGCAATTGAATGTGTTTTCCCCTGGTCCGAGTTGCCTCCAGTTGagagccagtctggtgtagtggtttaagagcggtggactcgtaatctggggaacagggttcgcttctccactcctccacatgcagctgctgggtgaccttgggctagtcacacttctctgaagtctctcagccccactcaccgcacagagtgtttgttgtgggggaggaagggaaaggagattgttagccgctttgagactccttagggtagtgataaagcgggatatcaaatccaaactcctcttcttctcttcttccggTTCCAGTGCTCTACTGTGGGAGAGCTATGGCTTCAGTGCGGGAGGAGGGGGTTGCAATGGAAAATCAATGGGCAGGGGGACCCTTCCTCCCAaccagtggttcccccccccccgccgcaatCAACACCTCATGTGTGTTACTTTAGCAAATATACATCTCAGAGTTCTGACTTCAAACCAGGTGAAGAGTTCTCCCTGGAGGATAATGGCTATGAGTTGATTTATGATTTAAGGTGGGTCAGAAACTACTTGATTTAGTCTGCTCATTGATAAACGCCATTCTAATGAATTGAGGGGGAAAATATCTACCTTCAAAGCTTAAAGACGATCAACCCAGATTTGAGTCTTTGGGAAATTGCCTTATCCACTAATGCCTCTTGTGAGTTATAGGGCAGAATTTAGACAGGCTTCTAGAATTAGATAACCTCTACATTTCTTACTCAGCAGCATATTGGTTTGTATTTAGGCAGTGACCAGGATTATTTAGACTTTTACCTGGGTTTTACAGAATACATTCTGTAGAAAGGTTTTTAATGGATCTCCTTCCTGGATTTTCTGCTTTTTAGCCTCCCCCACCTCTATTTAAAGTGATTGAAGAGTCATCCAAAAGCAAATTTGACACTAACAAGCTGACAGTGAGAGTGACACCCGGCATCTCGGAGAGGCCCTGGCAATCGAAAAGGGGAAAgacccaaaccaaaattataaAGCCACAGTCAGATGTGTCGCATGAGGACAAAGAGGTAAGAACCTTTGGCAGGGCAGGGCCAAGATCTGATTCCTGAAGTAGAAAATCCACACACACTACCCTGAGTTTcttaggaggaagggtggaatgaagaaataaataaaataataagaaatagAAGGTCGTCACTACTGTGACTGACTGTATGGAACGGCCTTCCCTACCCTGATGCCCTCTAGgcgtgttgttgttttcctaaactacgactcccatcttccctgactattggccatgctggttggggccaatgtaagttggagtccaacatctggaggccaccagggtGGAGGAGGCAAGTATAAATCTTCCTCCTTGGAAATAGCGcacccagggttcaaattcctgctcgGCTACGACCACCAAAGCCAGGGCAGAAACTCCTTCCCAATATATGTTTCTGATCTAAACAAATAATAATGGAAGATACATGTTTAATTCCACATTTTGTTCCTTCCCAATTCCCATTTCTTTCTCCCTTACAACTTGGCCGAGATGAGTTCCACCAGAGCGATGCAAGAATCCCATTCTGGGAACACCCCTCTCGCCAAACGGCTGGTGATTTTGCACGGTTGACTCAAAAGTTGTGCCTTGCAGGTTGGCCACTCTAGGGCAGCACCCAGCTGGTTTTGAAAATCAATAGATGGCATTTCAAGGTGGGGGTCAGAAGCGCAAAGGACAGAAAAGAAGGGCAGCTTGCTCATAACGAGGACCTGCAGTAGAGACTGCAAGGTGCAGAATTCGAAACGGAGGAAAGAGGTTGGAGAGGAGAGGCAGGAAGGGCGGGAAAAAAGCCATCTCGGTGGAAGAAATAACTTTGTGGCTCCTGTTCCAGAATGAGCTGCCTGATGGACTGAACAAGAAGCGGCTGCGAACCTTGCTGAAAGGATTTGGGGAGTATCCTGCAAAATACAGGTGCGTTGGGTGCAAACCTGTTGTCTTTCCTTCTACCAGAAGTGGAGCCACTGCACCAGCCCCACAGCAAgggggttgctgctgcttactgcaaGTGCAAGGCAGTGGGGAAGCCAGCGCGGTGCAAATGCTCTGGTGGAGACACCTGCCGATGTATTTGCACCCTGCTGACCTCTCCGCTGCCTTACCCTTCGCAGTAAGCAACTGTGACCACACCTGTTGGGAAGCTTCTGCCGCTTCTGCACAAACTAGCCTGTGTCTGCAAATCTCCCTTGTTGTTACAGGATGTTTGTTTGGCGGTCCTTACTTCATCTCCCAGAAAACCACTTGGCTTTTAGCAGCCTGTTGGATAAAGGGACCCATTCGGCTTTTGTCCACCTTCAGAATGAATACCCTATTAAAAgcaggaaactcttgagagtcctacaGAGGTAAATATGGACATGTTTTCaggtgggaaggaagggaagatgaGCCCCAGCTAGCTCAGCCACAccgactagggctgatgggagttatagtccaaactATCCAAAGGGTTCCAGCTTGGTTAAGGCTGATTTTAACTCTTCACTAAATGAGATTCTTCTTGGCCAATGTTTCTCTGAGCGCTTGCTTCTTCTGTCCATGCACAGGACCTTATCTGCTCTAGCTCACTGGTCCGCCATCTTTGGCGAGATGCCCTACGTCCCTCTGTTGGCCTTCCCTTTTGTCAAACTCTTCCAGAACAATCAGCTCATCTGCTTTGAAGTGGTTGCTACTGTAATAGGTAAGGCAGGAGCGCTCTTGAATGATGCACACTTCCTATACTGTGGGCGTCTCTAAATAGTTATATGTTGTTTCCGTTaagccagagtttcccaaactttgagtctccagctgtatttggactacaactcccatcatccctagccggCAGttctagtggtcaggggtgatgggtatttttagttcaaaaacagccagagacacaagtttgagaaaccctgcaaTTAAGCCAAGCTATGATTGTCCAGGGAcgcagatggtgctgtgggttaaaccacagagcctagggcttgctgatcagaaggtcggcggttcaaatccccatgacgggatgagctcccgttgcttggtcccagctcctgcccacctagcagttcgaaagcacgtcaaaggtgcaagtagataaataggtaccgctccggcgggaaggtaaacggcgtttctgtgcgctgctctggttcgccagaagcggcttagtcatggtggccacatgacccggaagctgtacgccggctccctcggccagtaaagcgagatgagtgccgcatccccagagtcggacacgactggacctgatggtcaggggtccttttgcctttaccttttatgattgTTCAAGCACAGGCACTGCCTTTGAAGTAGCTTCCAAGAGACCGCTTGCAAATAGCAGAGAGTTGTGAATTGCTGGTGCATCTATAGAGTCCAGCATCCACTCAATTTCCACAGTAAAGGATGTGTGAGTCCATTAAAGGGGGAAATTGTTTACCAGCTAGCAAAATGCCCCTTGTTGTGATGGCTGGAGGGAGGGCTGGTATGCTGACGACTTCTGTGGGATGTGCAGCGTATCTCTGTGTGCCCCAAACAGAGGTACGTTCAACCCCCAAGAGCCCCTCTGTCAATAAAGGTTGGGCTACCCAATATTAGGAATGGGTGGGAGAGGTTTTGCACTGCTCAAAAGTGCCCCCAAGCACAGCATGTGGCTTTTCCCAATAAGATTGAATGATGGCCATTCACATGCTAGCGGGAGCTGCATCAAAATGTCACAGCGTGCAATGCTGTCATTGAAAAATGGTGATTGGAAGGCACATTTGGGAGAAAGATTCAATGTCACTGCAAAACAATGAACCAACTTTTCAAACACGAGTTAGTCATTGGCGGGAACAAGCCTGCAGATGAAATGGCATTTGTGTGCTGCTGTTAGTGCAAtgagctgttttcttttctttttagttaATTGGTGTCAGCACTGGTTCGAgtttttccccaaccctccagtcAACGTCCTCGGCATGGTGGAAAACATATTGGCACACCATGACAAAGAGCTGCTTCAGCATTTCATGAGCTACAATATAACATCACaggttaaaaatacatacatattcAACCTTCGCATGGAACAGTATTAGGATGAGATTGTTCGATGTGTTGTGCTTAGGTGACCATTAATTGTCTTTGCCGCCTGACACCAGGTTTACGCCTGGCCTCTTCTGGAAACCATGTTCTCGGAAGTTCTGACAAGGGAGGAATGGCTGAAAATGTTCGATAACATCTTCTCCAACCACCCTTCCTACTTTCTGATGGTGGTTGCTGCTTACATCATCTCTTCCAGAGCTCCTTTGCTTCACTGCAATCAGAAGGAAGACTTTGAGGTGAGCATCTTGCTGGTGGGTCGGCATGTCTATTCACGGGGCCTAACTCTGTTCACCTGGGAGCCAAGATCCTGCTGCACGACCCACACCACACTAGTAGATAGCTAAGCTCTATATCGGGGTGACTAACCTGTGACCCTCAAGGTGTTGCAGAACTGCAATTCCTATAATCTCTGGCCAATgatcatgctggttggagctgattgGAGGCGTAgtggagcaacatctggagtaggGAATGTGGGAGGAATCCACCAAATTGGCACTCCAAAGCATACTCGCCTGACTCGATCTGGGTGGATCACAACCTGTATCAGATCGCGGATCCACTTCACAAGCTGCAGTCCTGCCACAGTTTACAAGGTAGGCTGGGGACTGCAGCACTGACTGTTCTGATAAATCTTttctcacattaaaaaaaaaacaggtcacCCAGCCACTCCCAGGCTGTAGATAGGCAGATAAACAGTTTTTACAACCTCCTAAAAGGcaagaaagcacgtcaaagtgcaagtagataaataggtaccgctccagcgggaaggtaaatggcgtttccatgcactgctctggttcgccagaagtggcttagtcatgctgcccacatgacccggaagctgtacgccggctaactcggccagtaaagcaagatgagcactgtaacaccagagtcggacacgactgggcctaatggtcaggggtccctttacctttttaaaagggaagaaaTAACATTTACCCAGAGCACAGGCAGCTCTGCAGCCCTCAGACCATTATATAAGCactatttgagagccagtgtggtgtagtggttaagagcggtagactcgtaatctggggaaccgggttctcgtctccgctcttccacatgcagctgctgggtgaccttgggctagtcacacttctcagaagtctctcagccgcactcacctcacatagtgtttgttgtgggggaggaagggaaaggagaatgttagccgctttgagactccttcgggtagtgaaaagcgggatatcaaatccaaactcttctcttctactTCTATTTGTTCTTTATTCATTGCCTTTATgtttctgtgccagtttcttAAGGATTTTCCTTTCAGAATCTGCTCAGAATTGGAGTGGAACAGGCTCGGTCCCCTCACCAGGCAGAACTGGGACAGACCCATCCCTAATTTGGAGAGGCCCGGGTTAACCACCCTTGCTCTCAACCAGCATTCTCCAGCCTTCGGTCCCCAGATGTTgggctaaaactcccatcatccccagccagcttagcccagtggtcagggataatgggagttgtagtctaacaatatcAGGGTACCGAGGGCTGAAGATCACTGCTCTAGGTGAAAGTCAGTGTGGACCATAAATCATTGTGTGGCATGACAGAGCAAATCCCGAGCACAAGAGGTCTCACTTCTCATCCTAACTGTGTTTCTTGTCATTGACAGAAGGTGGTAGCCCTCTGTGTATGCTACTGCCATCCTTGGAGGAAGGATTGAAATCTGCTAAATAAATGTAAATGAGAAGGACAGGACCCCATATGGTGACTCTTTGAGAGGGAGAGATGTTGCAGTTTCTCCCCTCTTCCATTGATTTCCGCCCTCATGCAGCTCTTAAAGGCATGGGACAGGGCCTTTGTGAGGGAAAACAGGAAGTTTATTGGGACAGTCTGACTTTTGCAGCTGCAAAACAATGAACCAGGGACGGAGCAACGGAGAAAttctgaaacaacaatgggaCACTAGCGCCGCCCAAGGCATGCTGACAAAAGATAGATATAATACGGTAtattacaaggacaggaagaaacactgcGGACAGAATAATTGTCACACACAGGAAAGAGAGAGTTTGAATGCTTCATCCTTTAATGTGTCAATACGAATGGAAGTTGTTGAAACTGCAGTTGCGATATAAGGGATTGGTATTTTGACTGGAGCATAATTGAAATatataagattttggaacacagaaacaaaataaatcgtcaaaccatcaattctagcacacgGGGGGGTGGGGACCAAAATTGTATAATTTGTTAATGCCTTTGGTGCAGGTTCCGTCAGGTTCAAGgctgggggacctttggccctcctgatgttggactccacctcccatcagcctcgtTGATAGttggggacaatgggagttgtagttcagcagcgccTGGAGGACTGAGGTCCAGTTGCCAGAATCCCAGGAAAGTTGAGCCAGCTCCGAATAGGATTCTCTCCATATTTATTTCTGTCCTAAACCAAAGGCCACCTTCGTTGCAGTATTTCTTCCACCATCGGAACAACCTCGACATCGGCGCCGTGCTGAAAGAGGCCTACCACCTAATGGAATGCACCCCGGCCGACATCCACCCGCGCCGCATGCTGGAGGACTTTGTGCCACTGACCAAGGGCCAGTACCCCATCTTTAACAAGTACCCCAAGTTCATTGTGGATTACCAGGCTCAGGAGCGAGAGCGAATCCGGCAGGATGAGATTGAGTACCTGAGAGAGAGGTATTGAACGGGTGGCAGCGGAGAATTAGTTGGGTGGCCTGTTCCACAGTTCTGATGGAAAGATGACTGGCAACTCGTGGGGGTGGGAAACTGGACTGCCCTTCAAGAGGGCAATCTAGCCCAGTCTTGTAAAGCAGGACTTGGACCATCTTGGTTGGAGATGAGTTGCATCAGTTGCatcctacagtggtacctccagttacgaacttaccatatttttccatgtataagactagatttTTTATCCTTAAAaaacagtggtacttcgggttacgtactcaattTGTTCCAGGTCGCTGCACGTAACCCGAAAAACGAGCTTTGTGCATGCGCGAcgggaaacacttctgggttacgggagttcataacccgaaaagtatgcaacccgaagcgtacgtaacccaaggtgtGACTGTAATGTCAAAAATGTGGGTGCGTCTTATACAAGGGGGCgccttatagatggaaaaatatggtaattcgttccggaggtccgtttttaagctgaaacagttcttaaaggcagcccttttcagggaagtttttaatgtgtggtatttttgtatctgatttttgttggaagctgcccagagtggctggggaaatccagccagatgggcggggtacaaataataaatattattattattattaaagtgagacgcgcttttgctaatggtgcCTCCTGCCACCGGCGCtcaacttccgctcgcatcccggggcaaagtttgcaactggGAGCTTCTACTTCCATGTTAGCAGAGCTCATAACCGGAAGCGTTCGCAAGGAGGATGGtacataacacgaggttccactgtatttatctGTGGCTCCGGACTAGAAGCAGTGGGTGGAAATTGCAGGGAAAGCAGATTTTGGCTAAACATTTAGTGAGGTCTCC from Lacerta agilis isolate rLacAgi1 chromosome 7, rLacAgi1.pri, whole genome shotgun sequence includes the following:
- the TBC1D31 gene encoding TBC1 domain family member 31 isoform X3 yields the protein MFLTWWATDTKELVSWMRGHESSVSSISVHGSGRYAITSSTDTAQLWDLDTFQRKRKLQVRQSVGIQKVFFLPLSNTILSCFKDNSIFAWEFDTLRCKFQLPSPVEGSSLSYKVFAVTRDGRVLAAGGKSNHLHLWCLESKQLLRIIQMPTKVRAVRHLEFLPDSFDGGSNQVLGVLSQDNIMRVINIRTCKLLFDVGSHEEGISLVAVSPNGRYIAAVMENGSLNIYSVQALTKEVNKPPPPLFKVIEESSKSKFDTNKLTVRVTPGISERPWQSKRGKTQTKIIKPQSDVSHEDKENELPDGLNKKRLRTLLKGFGEYPAKYRMFVWRSLLHLPENHLAFSSLLDKGTHSAFVHLQNEYPIKSRKLLRVLQRTLSALAHWSAIFGEMPYVPLLAFPFVKLFQNNQLICFEVVATVIVNWCQHWFEFFPNPPVNVLGMVENILAHHDKELLQHFMSYNITSQVYAWPLLETMFSEVLTREEWLKMFDNIFSNHPSYFLMVVAAYIISSRAPLLHCNQKEDFEYFFHHRNNLDIGAVLKEAYHLMECTPADIHPRRMLEDFVPLTKGQYPIFNKYPKFIVDYQAQERERIRQDEIEYLRERQLVQEIEAKASERRVEDETWYRKQELLQEAEEQRRKILLKEEEKLAEQRRRLAAVKRELKVKELQLLEAARRRFLKYQQDQREMELKRLDDEIARKASMREQETAATVQDVEVRQMELTAQRRLFEQKLLKEQESVAQEVKGELDTSRTKADHEDLFLQRLIEIEQDGESNAKQVVEECLAKADQEHINTDWRTQVLRKQRSGDLDRDLRYRELARHLRNNRMAESELFGAMKEEEARKWEELLEKQEQLAAEQAVSAALDANRKRFLEREMNDAVELAEKLQDEDSYFERLRDLRASQTRKNSESLKSPSKAQSQPDNICLNDSLAGEASKHFSLDRGRQELESREQELLAEVRQLRRKVMSQARGKQAPNTDAQWSS
- the TBC1D31 gene encoding TBC1 domain family member 31 isoform X4, yielding MNLQCPRSPFMVPVDMPSRRLPTQPSFGISTLFRGRESCKSGSLWAFRSNTILSCFKDNSIFAWEFDTLRCKFQLPSPVEGSSLSYKVFAVTRDGRVLAAGGKSNHLHLWCLESKQLLRIIQMPTKVRAVRHLEFLPDSFDGGSNQVLGVLSQDNIMRVINIRTCKLLFDVGSHEEGISLVAVSPNGRYIAAVMENGSLNIYSVQALTKEVNKPPPPLFKVIEESSKSKFDTNKLTVRVTPGISERPWQSKRGKTQTKIIKPQSDVSHEDKENELPDGLNKKRLRTLLKGFGEYPAKYRMFVWRSLLHLPENHLAFSSLLDKGTHSAFVHLQNEYPIKSRKLLRVLQRTLSALAHWSAIFGEMPYVPLLAFPFVKLFQNNQLICFEVVATVIVNWCQHWFEFFPNPPVNVLGMVENILAHHDKELLQHFMSYNITSQVYAWPLLETMFSEVLTREEWLKMFDNIFSNHPSYFLMVVAAYIISSRAPLLHCNQKEDFEYFFHHRNNLDIGAVLKEAYHLMECTPADIHPRRMLEDFVPLTKGQYPIFNKYPKFIVDYQAQERERIRQDEIEYLRERQLVQEIEAKASERRVEDETWYRKQELLQEAEEQRRKILLKEEEKLAEQRRRLAAVKRELKVKELQLLEAARRRFLKYQQDQREMELKRLDDEIARKASMREQETAATVQDVEVRQMELTAQRRLFEQKLLKEQESVAQEVKGELDTSRTKADHEDLFLQRLIEIEQDGESNAKQVVEECLAKADQEHINTDWRTQVLRKQRSGDLDRDLRYRELARHLRNNRMAESELFGAMKEEEARKWEELLEKQEQLAAEQAVSAALDANRKRFLEREMNDAVELAEKLQDEDSYFERLRDLRASQTRKNSESLKSPSKAQSQPDNICLNDSLAGEASKHFSLDRGRQELESREQELLAEVRQLRRKVMSQARGKQAPNTDAQWSS